One genomic segment of Actinomycetota bacterium includes these proteins:
- a CDS encoding immune inhibitor A domain-containing protein yields MSRTRRGMVLVAALAVIATLVPLTSQAKKQAGKVIQPFPAVHDFSKAEMKQLNEQWAGKVYDYVPPRGGVKVLSQPDGSTFDAMLTGAEIGGRFETVATGHTVVQNSGGWWTYALKSKKQRGQLVPSKKIVGLNAPTGIPARIGRIDPIWTDKATGADIRTQLFEYFRSESVAATQAAQAAGEVRKLKIPMLLLETQGEFQPGSMPEPTEDFLNGYGKEKPTVTEFYMEMSWGQLLAEVDVYGPYKSIPSQLDPCHYGGITVAGNPNYASPHNQLTGGLGIGVGGGGVAGMAAEAVPQADVDVDFSEYDNDDDGYVDLVFIAHSGSDMAVTGDPCDTWSHAISLEPATEPISPVPLGIPTTDGVVVSNFNTVAELGIPVGGMEVGVVSHEATHNLGEPDFYDTSYQSQGTGDWDNMAGGSHFGDPPGTNPLHPNPLVKMAQAWVEPQVITKTTKNIRLRPWEIYKDLVMVPLRYGDDPRTEEVETDAIVEAHLIHYSSRSAHGPRNWGSPIDGPDKPAIYDRLLLNSGLIVWHWDDSVASNNDSTRYRLDLEEFDRLDKTQELALNRTRGEPTDPYFDTATGLSGATRVGKVEIVGEPLTFAGTALPVGAAYGGAPPAYTFEFTVPSGPKKISDIAVKETCLEAGGDWDLYIDQLIDGSWEEVTSGATGACSESALVQGPAIGGQYRARVVNYLATDIQGGFTGEVIFKAGGEENPIYKRPDTYDNEGNATGFTIGNVRPLADGMQISAEVLGPQFMSFDVIKDRRADVSPGFLRSDDALLAGRKATLKTEVFNNGGTAARNVVATVSEGGTVIATKTIASLAASTAADVSFPWTPSGEGRHVLTLAVNTASVESSSENNAQSTELAVYSSRALGSVLIVDDDDGYDSQETFEGALATLGIPYAVTHAHPSAAELKRYRAVIWEAGVSRMKGQLTTEDIAELKKYLDGGGRVWFSSPRLSSGLTAADDTVTGQLNPGADPGFGANYLGLGYKDSQSRGGGIAAPTKDAISKISYAFKPFPGRTIQDLPKAVGSAFGTVTQIMDWKREDATVATVGLVVRGNAEHKNFRTVFTGFNAASLVTPESVIDLVSSVMKTLGVPTGTRRPTDPVLYHASPVYSLRGESQVISAVVTGTTVENVTLLYRTFGTKEMKAIPMSQRAAGVYEATLDGRVFQPPGIEYRIVAQTAAGPLSAPAAKGFGYFVSVPNGHAKPELPYSLASVLGARFTPAGVAPASSGGGGGGGAALPATGVESGMFGLVMVGGAVAASFWLRRRRFT; encoded by the coding sequence ATGTCTAGGACCCGACGAGGAATGGTGCTCGTCGCCGCGCTCGCGGTGATCGCCACGCTCGTACCGCTCACCTCGCAGGCGAAGAAGCAGGCCGGCAAGGTCATCCAGCCGTTCCCGGCGGTCCACGACTTCTCCAAGGCCGAGATGAAGCAGCTCAACGAGCAGTGGGCGGGCAAGGTCTACGACTACGTCCCGCCACGCGGCGGCGTGAAGGTGCTGAGCCAGCCCGACGGTTCCACGTTCGATGCCATGCTGACGGGCGCCGAGATCGGCGGGCGCTTCGAGACCGTCGCGACCGGACACACCGTGGTCCAGAACTCCGGTGGATGGTGGACGTACGCGCTCAAGAGCAAGAAGCAGCGCGGCCAGCTCGTTCCCAGCAAGAAGATCGTCGGCCTCAACGCACCGACCGGCATCCCCGCGCGCATCGGTCGCATCGATCCGATCTGGACGGACAAGGCCACGGGCGCGGATATCCGAACGCAGCTATTCGAATACTTCCGTTCGGAGTCGGTCGCGGCCACGCAAGCCGCGCAGGCCGCCGGCGAGGTTCGCAAGCTCAAGATCCCGATGCTGCTTCTCGAGACGCAAGGCGAATTCCAGCCCGGCTCGATGCCCGAGCCGACCGAGGACTTCCTCAACGGGTACGGCAAGGAAAAGCCTACAGTGACCGAGTTCTACATGGAGATGTCCTGGGGCCAGTTGCTGGCCGAGGTGGACGTTTACGGTCCGTACAAGAGCATCCCGAGCCAGCTCGACCCTTGTCATTACGGCGGGATCACCGTGGCCGGTAACCCGAACTACGCCAGCCCACATAACCAGCTCACCGGAGGATTGGGCATCGGCGTCGGCGGCGGTGGCGTGGCCGGCATGGCGGCCGAGGCGGTCCCGCAGGCCGACGTCGACGTCGACTTCTCGGAGTACGACAACGACGACGACGGCTACGTGGACCTCGTCTTCATCGCGCACTCGGGGTCGGACATGGCGGTCACCGGTGACCCGTGCGACACCTGGTCGCACGCGATCAGCCTCGAGCCCGCCACCGAGCCGATCTCACCGGTCCCGCTGGGGATCCCGACCACCGACGGCGTGGTCGTCTCCAACTTCAACACGGTCGCGGAGCTCGGTATCCCCGTGGGCGGGATGGAGGTCGGCGTCGTTTCGCACGAAGCCACGCACAACCTCGGCGAGCCCGACTTCTACGACACCTCGTACCAGAGCCAGGGAACCGGCGACTGGGACAACATGGCCGGCGGCTCGCACTTCGGCGATCCCCCCGGCACGAACCCCCTGCATCCCAATCCGCTCGTGAAGATGGCTCAGGCATGGGTGGAACCGCAGGTCATAACGAAGACCACCAAGAACATCAGGCTCCGTCCGTGGGAGATCTATAAGGACCTCGTGATGGTGCCGCTGCGCTACGGCGATGATCCGCGCACCGAAGAGGTTGAAACCGACGCCATCGTCGAAGCTCATCTGATCCATTACTCGAGCCGCTCGGCTCACGGCCCGAGGAATTGGGGCAGCCCGATCGACGGCCCGGATAAGCCGGCCATCTACGACCGGCTGCTCTTGAACTCCGGCCTGATCGTGTGGCACTGGGACGATTCGGTGGCGAGCAACAACGATTCCACTCGTTACCGGCTGGACCTCGAGGAGTTCGACCGGCTCGACAAGACTCAGGAGCTGGCGTTGAACCGCACGCGAGGCGAGCCGACCGACCCCTACTTCGACACCGCAACCGGCTTGTCCGGCGCAACGCGAGTGGGGAAGGTCGAGATAGTGGGAGAGCCTTTGACGTTCGCGGGTACGGCCTTGCCGGTCGGGGCCGCGTACGGGGGCGCGCCGCCGGCGTACACGTTCGAGTTCACGGTGCCTTCAGGCCCGAAGAAGATCAGCGACATCGCGGTGAAGGAAACCTGCCTCGAGGCGGGCGGCGACTGGGACCTCTACATCGACCAGCTCATCGACGGCTCCTGGGAAGAGGTCACCAGTGGCGCAACCGGTGCCTGCTCCGAGTCCGCCTTGGTCCAAGGGCCGGCCATCGGCGGCCAGTACCGTGCGCGCGTCGTGAACTACCTTGCGACGGACATCCAAGGCGGCTTCACCGGCGAGGTCATCTTCAAGGCGGGTGGGGAAGAGAACCCCATCTACAAGCGCCCCGACACCTACGACAACGAGGGCAACGCCACCGGATTCACTATCGGTAACGTCCGGCCACTGGCGGACGGTATGCAGATCTCTGCGGAGGTGTTGGGCCCTCAGTTCATGTCGTTCGATGTCATCAAGGACAGGCGGGCCGATGTGTCGCCCGGGTTCCTCCGATCGGACGACGCGCTTCTGGCCGGGCGCAAGGCGACGCTGAAGACCGAGGTGTTCAACAACGGCGGTACGGCGGCCCGAAACGTCGTCGCGACGGTGTCCGAGGGCGGAACGGTGATCGCGACGAAGACGATCGCTTCGCTCGCTGCATCGACCGCCGCCGACGTTTCCTTCCCCTGGACGCCATCCGGCGAGGGCCGGCATGTGCTCACGCTCGCCGTGAACACCGCGTCTGTGGAGTCTTCGAGCGAGAACAACGCTCAAAGCACCGAGCTCGCGGTGTATTCGAGCCGGGCGCTGGGCAGCGTGCTCATCGTCGACGACGACGACGGCTACGACTCGCAGGAGACGTTCGAGGGAGCGCTCGCAACCCTCGGGATCCCCTACGCGGTCACGCACGCGCATCCGTCCGCGGCCGAGCTCAAGCGCTACCGAGCGGTCATCTGGGAGGCGGGCGTCTCTCGGATGAAGGGTCAGCTGACCACCGAGGACATCGCCGAGCTGAAGAAGTACCTGGACGGCGGCGGGCGTGTCTGGTTCTCGAGCCCGCGGCTGTCGTCGGGATTGACTGCCGCCGACGACACCGTCACCGGGCAGCTCAACCCCGGCGCCGACCCCGGCTTCGGTGCGAACTATCTCGGCCTGGGTTACAAGGACTCTCAGTCACGGGGCGGCGGGATCGCCGCACCGACGAAGGACGCGATCTCGAAGATCTCGTACGCGTTCAAGCCGTTCCCCGGGCGCACGATCCAGGACCTGCCCAAGGCCGTCGGGTCGGCGTTCGGTACCGTGACCCAGATCATGGACTGGAAGCGAGAAGATGCGACCGTCGCCACGGTCGGGCTCGTTGTTCGAGGCAACGCCGAGCACAAGAACTTCCGGACCGTCTTCACCGGCTTCAATGCGGCGAGCCTGGTCACGCCGGAGAGCGTGATCGACCTCGTCTCTTCGGTCATGAAGACGCTCGGTGTTCCGACCGGCACAAGGCGCCCTACGGATCCGGTTCTCTACCACGCATCCCCGGTGTACTCGCTCCGCGGTGAGAGCCAAGTGATCTCCGCGGTGGTGACCGGGACGACGGTTGAGAACGTCACGCTCCTCTACCGGACCTTCGGGACCAAGGAGATGAAGGCGATCCCGATGAGCCAGCGCGCCGCCGGCGTCTACGAGGCCACGCTCGACGGGAGGGTCTTCCAGCCGCCGGGCATCGAGTATCGGATCGTGGCCCAAACCGCAGCCGGACCGCTGTCGGCGCCGGCCGCCAAGGGCTTCGGTTACTTCGTCTCCGTGCCGAACGGGCACGCGAAGCCCGAGCTTCCGTACTCGCTGGCCAGCGTCCTCGGCGCCAGGTTCACCCCGGCAGGCGTCGCCCCCGCTTCCAGCGGAGGGGGCGGAGGCGGCGGAGCCGCGCTTCCGGCGACCGGCGTGGAGTCGGGCATGTTCGGCCTCGTTATGGTCGGTGGAGCGGTCGCCGCTTCCTTCTGGCTGCGACGCCGACGGTTCACATAG
- a CDS encoding cupin domain-containing protein: MYVCPCCQQTEPMTKVDVINVEEAVAGDKLTKDDVFKRTYLGHGRQSSVFVFQGHEGPFRKHIHVTHDEIGYVLGGSGSVTVGDETRPVRPGDVWVIPSNTPHSGEFGDPCTVLFISSPIDDEENPDRVWLD, encoded by the coding sequence ATGTACGTGTGCCCGTGCTGCCAGCAGACCGAACCGATGACCAAGGTGGACGTGATCAACGTCGAAGAGGCCGTGGCCGGCGACAAGTTGACGAAGGACGACGTGTTCAAGCGGACCTACCTCGGCCACGGGCGCCAATCCAGCGTCTTCGTCTTCCAGGGCCACGAGGGGCCGTTCCGGAAGCACATCCACGTCACCCATGACGAGATCGGCTATGTGCTCGGCGGCTCCGGCTCGGTGACGGTCGGGGACGAGACCCGGCCGGTCCGCCCCGGCGACGTCTGGGTCATCCCTTCCAACACCCCCCACTCGGGCGAGTTCGGCGACCCCTGCACGGTCCTTTTCATCTCGAGCCCGATCGACGACGAGGAGAACCCCGACCGGGTTTGGCTCGACTAG
- the mtnB gene encoding methylthioribulose 1-phosphate dehydratase, protein MNRPERPTDQTRELLCELLRAFYAREWVSGTGGGICALNDEGHMLLAPTGVHKERIQPPDFFVIDTRDGSVVQPAADPALRPSECNSIFRAAIRERGAGAVMHSHALSAVLVADLVTGADHVAVKDLEMLKGITGVTNKDIHLLPVITNTPREFELTDQVEAALKDERFAPAQAILVRDHGAYIWGRDPWEAKRHAEVYHFLFEATVARSRR, encoded by the coding sequence GTGAACCGTCCCGAGCGTCCCACCGACCAGACCCGCGAACTCCTGTGCGAGCTATTGCGGGCGTTCTACGCGCGCGAGTGGGTGTCGGGGACGGGCGGTGGCATCTGCGCGCTCAACGACGAGGGCCACATGCTGCTGGCGCCGACCGGGGTCCATAAGGAGCGCATCCAGCCACCCGACTTCTTCGTGATCGACACGCGGGACGGCTCGGTCGTGCAGCCGGCAGCGGATCCGGCGTTGCGCCCATCGGAATGCAACAGCATCTTCCGCGCGGCGATCCGCGAGCGCGGAGCCGGCGCGGTCATGCACTCGCACGCGCTGTCCGCCGTGCTCGTCGCGGACCTCGTGACCGGAGCCGATCACGTCGCGGTGAAAGACCTGGAGATGCTCAAGGGCATCACGGGGGTCACCAACAAGGACATCCACCTGCTGCCGGTGATCACCAACACGCCGCGAGAGTTCGAGCTGACCGATCAGGTCGAGGCCGCGCTCAAGGACGAGCGGTTCGCGCCGGCGCAGGCGATCCTCGTTCGCGACCACGGCGCTTACATCTGGGGTCGTGACCCGTGGGAAGCGAAGCGCCACGCCGAGGTCTACCACTTCCTGTTCGAAGCGACCGTCGCCCGCTCGCGTAGATAA